The following proteins are co-located in the Camelina sativa cultivar DH55 chromosome 12, Cs, whole genome shotgun sequence genome:
- the LOC104730550 gene encoding lactation elevated protein 1-like isoform X2 has protein sequence MSGTLRELQRLYDELVQSADACRLDRYSASAKPTKSSNWFWKKFVSHSSSVSPVKGLYLYGGVGTGKTMLMDLFFHQLPASWRAQRIHFHNFMLSVHSRLQKHKGLEDPLEVVGLEIADEAILLCLDEFMVNDVADALILNRLFRHLFNNGIVLVATSNRAPDNLYERGLQRDLFLPFISTLKERCVVREIGSSVDYRKLTSAEEGFYFIGKDISGLIKQKFQLLVGDQPAGPQVVEVVMGRKLEVPLAADGCAYFRFEELCDRPLGAADYLGLFKKFHTLALEGVPVFGLHNRTAAYRFVTLVDVMYETKARLLCTAEGSPLELLERIVTISDAQQIAPRTSSRSRKSDDLDICVDNELGFAKDRTISRLTEMNSREYLEQHSRMSAEQPSS, from the exons ATGTCAG GTACATTAAGAGAACTTCAGAGACTCTACGACGAGCTTGTTCAATCCGCTGATGCTTGTCGATTAGATCGTTACTCTGCATCCGCAAAACCAACTAAGAGTAGTAATTGGTTCTGGAAAAAATTCGTGTCTCACTCTTCTTCTGTCTCCCCTGTCAAAGGCTTATACTTATATGGAGGTGTTGGAACTGGCAAAACTATGCTCATGGACTTGTTTTTTCATCAGTT GCCAGCTAGCTGGAGAGCGCAAAGGATTCACTTTCACAATTTCATGTTGAGTGTTCATAGCCGCTTGCAA AAGCACAAGGGTCTTGAAGATCCACTTGAAGTTGTTGGCCTTGAAATAGCTGACGAGGCTATACTGCTATGCTTAGATGAGTTCATG GTCAATGATGTGGCTGATGCTTTGATACTAAACCGTCTCTTTAGACACTTGTTTAACAATGGCATT GTTCTTGTTGCTACATCAAACCGTGCTCCAGATAATCTCTATGAAAGGGGTTTACAGAGAGACCTATTCCTTCCGTTTATTTCTACATTAAAG GAAAGATGTGTGGTTCGTGAGATTGGTTCATCGGTGGACTATCGGAAACTGACCTCT GCTGAAGAGGGATTTTACTTTATTGGAAAGGATATTTCTGGTCTTATTAAACAGAAGTTTCAGCTGTTGGTTGGCGATCAACCAGCCGGTCCTCAGGTGGTTGAAGTAGTAATGGGGAGGAAATTGGAG GTTCCGCTGGCTGCTGATGGATGTGCCTACTTTCGTTTTGAAGAGCTGTGTGATAGACCCCTAGGCGCAGCTGATTATCTCGGATTATTCA AGAAGTTTCATACTTTGGCTCTGGAAGGTGTACCCGTTTTCGGGCTCCACAATAGGACCGCAGCTTACCGTTTTGTGACACTGGTTGAT GTGATGTATGAGACCAAGGCTAGGCTACTGTGCACGGCAGAGGGTAGCCCTCTAGAACTGCTGGAGAGAATAGTGACAATCTCTGATGCACAGCAAATAGCACCTAGAACCTCTTCAAGATCAAGGAAGAGTGATGATCTCGACATTTGCGTGGACAATGAACTTGGGTTTGCTAAAGACCGCACTATTAGCAG ATTAACGGAGATGAACAGCAGAGAATACCTGGAACAACATTCAAGAATGTCGGCGGAGCAGCCTTCTTCTTAG
- the LOC104730550 gene encoding lactation elevated protein 1-like isoform X1: MRFLLLSLRRVTLFSRHRRYYTSAPIHNSLIPINPSSPSPSLIFSSSSFSTLVHPNGDGKIAGPLVEYERRIVAGELLDGDLCQLGTLRELQRLYDELVQSADACRLDRYSASAKPTKSSNWFWKKFVSHSSSVSPVKGLYLYGGVGTGKTMLMDLFFHQLPASWRAQRIHFHNFMLSVHSRLQKHKGLEDPLEVVGLEIADEAILLCLDEFMVNDVADALILNRLFRHLFNNGIVLVATSNRAPDNLYERGLQRDLFLPFISTLKERCVVREIGSSVDYRKLTSAEEGFYFIGKDISGLIKQKFQLLVGDQPAGPQVVEVVMGRKLEVPLAADGCAYFRFEELCDRPLGAADYLGLFKKFHTLALEGVPVFGLHNRTAAYRFVTLVDVMYETKARLLCTAEGSPLELLERIVTISDAQQIAPRTSSRSRKSDDLDICVDNELGFAKDRTISRLTEMNSREYLEQHSRMSAEQPSS, translated from the exons AtgcgttttcttcttctctcccttcGCCGTGTAACTCTATTCTCGAGGCATCGACGATACTACACTTCCGCTCCTATTCATAATTCTTTGATCCCAATCAATCCCAGCTCTCCTTCTCCGTCCCTTATattctcgtcttcttccttctctacTCTTGTACATCCCAACGGAGATGGGAAGATTGCAGGACCTCTAGTAGAGTATGAACGTAGAATCGTAGCTGGAGAGCTATTGGATGGAGATTTATGTCAG CTAGGTACATTAAGAGAACTTCAGAGACTCTACGACGAGCTTGTTCAATCCGCTGATGCTTGTCGATTAGATCGTTACTCTGCATCCGCAAAACCAACTAAGAGTAGTAATTGGTTCTGGAAAAAATTCGTGTCTCACTCTTCTTCTGTCTCCCCTGTCAAAGGCTTATACTTATATGGAGGTGTTGGAACTGGCAAAACTATGCTCATGGACTTGTTTTTTCATCAGTT GCCAGCTAGCTGGAGAGCGCAAAGGATTCACTTTCACAATTTCATGTTGAGTGTTCATAGCCGCTTGCAA AAGCACAAGGGTCTTGAAGATCCACTTGAAGTTGTTGGCCTTGAAATAGCTGACGAGGCTATACTGCTATGCTTAGATGAGTTCATG GTCAATGATGTGGCTGATGCTTTGATACTAAACCGTCTCTTTAGACACTTGTTTAACAATGGCATT GTTCTTGTTGCTACATCAAACCGTGCTCCAGATAATCTCTATGAAAGGGGTTTACAGAGAGACCTATTCCTTCCGTTTATTTCTACATTAAAG GAAAGATGTGTGGTTCGTGAGATTGGTTCATCGGTGGACTATCGGAAACTGACCTCT GCTGAAGAGGGATTTTACTTTATTGGAAAGGATATTTCTGGTCTTATTAAACAGAAGTTTCAGCTGTTGGTTGGCGATCAACCAGCCGGTCCTCAGGTGGTTGAAGTAGTAATGGGGAGGAAATTGGAG GTTCCGCTGGCTGCTGATGGATGTGCCTACTTTCGTTTTGAAGAGCTGTGTGATAGACCCCTAGGCGCAGCTGATTATCTCGGATTATTCA AGAAGTTTCATACTTTGGCTCTGGAAGGTGTACCCGTTTTCGGGCTCCACAATAGGACCGCAGCTTACCGTTTTGTGACACTGGTTGAT GTGATGTATGAGACCAAGGCTAGGCTACTGTGCACGGCAGAGGGTAGCCCTCTAGAACTGCTGGAGAGAATAGTGACAATCTCTGATGCACAGCAAATAGCACCTAGAACCTCTTCAAGATCAAGGAAGAGTGATGATCTCGACATTTGCGTGGACAATGAACTTGGGTTTGCTAAAGACCGCACTATTAGCAG ATTAACGGAGATGAACAGCAGAGAATACCTGGAACAACATTCAAGAATGTCGGCGGAGCAGCCTTCTTCTTAG